One stretch of Heterodontus francisci isolate sHetFra1 chromosome 22, sHetFra1.hap1, whole genome shotgun sequence DNA includes these proteins:
- the LOC137381550 gene encoding zinc finger protein 165-like, which yields MEHYQKDVEALERGETIDVFCVRTRLQLIIHPEEIQGHPHHRETVEMWGLREGIQLPSKLETHQCSHTGERTFTCSLCGMEFTRSSNLLGHRRVHISERPFTCSIYGTGVTLSGNLLTCQVVQTRERPFTCSEWEKRFIVLSHLLTHQ from the exons ATggaacactaccagaaggacgtggaggctttggagagg GGAGAAACCATAGACGTGTTCTGTGTgaggacgaggcttcaactgatcatccacccTGAAGAGATACAAGGACACCCACACCATagggaaaccgtggaaatgtggggactgaggGAAGGCATTCAATTACCCTCCAAGCTGGAAACTCATCaatgcagtcacactggggagaggacgttcacttgctccctgtgtgggatggaattcactcggtcatccaaccTTCTGGGACACCGACGGGTTCACATCagtgagaggccattcacctgctccatataTGGGACAGGAGTCACTCTGTCAGGCAACCTTCTGACATGCCAGGTAGTTCAGACTAGGGAAAGGCCATTCACTTGCTCTGAATGGGAGAAGAGGTTCATTGTATTGTCCCATCTTCTAACACACCAGTGA